The following proteins are co-located in the Desulfuromonas acetoxidans DSM 684 genome:
- a CDS encoding DUF3300 domain-containing protein, producing MKQSGLLRYPHRITIMCLLLLPLAVLPVRAQDSDGRYHSQELAQMLAPITLYPDALLSQILIN from the coding sequence ATGAAACAGTCTGGTTTATTACGTTACCCACATCGCATTACAATTATGTGTCTTCTTCTTTTGCCCCTCGCGGTATTGCCGGTCAGAGCTCAAGACTCTGATGGGCGTTACCATTCTCAAGAACTCGCACAAATGCTGGCTCCCATCACTCTGTATCCTGATGCGTTACTGTCGCAGATTCTTATCAACT
- a CDS encoding zinc ribbon domain-containing protein YjdM, whose product MSLPNCPKCNSEYTYEDGLMFVCPECAHEWPQQGDESAEPQEKQIRDANGNVLEDGDSITVIKDLKVKGSSLVVKVGTKVKNIRLVDGDHDIDCKIPGIGAMKLKSEFVKKN is encoded by the coding sequence ATGAGCTTACCCAACTGCCCGAAATGCAATTCCGAATATACCTATGAAGATGGCCTGATGTTTGTTTGCCCCGAGTGTGCCCACGAGTGGCCGCAACAGGGCGATGAGTCTGCAGAGCCACAGGAAAAACAGATCCGTGACGCCAATGGCAACGTCCTGGAAGATGGTGACAGCATCACCGTGATCAAAGACCTTAAGGTTAAAGGTTCTTCTCTGGTGGTCAAAGTCGGCACCAAGGTTAAAAACATCCGTCTGGTGGATGGCGATCACGATATTGACTGTAAAATTCCCGGTATCGGCGCCATGAAGCTGAAATCGGAATTTGTCAAAAAGAACTGA
- a CDS encoding DUF2061 domain-containing protein, with product MKEKAAQSVVKSISWRITGTIDTMVISYFITGDFTMAMNCTMFDHYSNNSTNTLTATGL from the coding sequence GTGAAAGAAAAAGCAGCCCAGAGTGTTGTCAAATCCATCTCCTGGCGCATTACCGGCACCATCGACACCATGGTGATTTCGTATTTTATCACCGGCGATTTCACCATGGCGATGAATTGTACGATGTTCGACCACTACTCAAACAACTCAACCAACACTTTGACAGCAACCGGGCTCTGA
- a CDS encoding nitrite/sulfite reductase, translating to MYDVRPLLKQLNQHFDSNRALINLPRKFKIAVSGCHLHCIRHEIQNVSFVAVPQDDKVVFDLYVGGGLSSGRQFALRLERTCQPDQVLAVSDAVAHLFHDYGNRENRSAARLRHLIQNWGLEKFRDALENQLDFVLGTGQPPQLTALAQRHHYGSFNSHNRKTCGLGIKTSSGKLGAETVSALIKLMEHHHIDFVRLTPTQDLLLLGLKKNSLPEVIEGLHALDLQTAPGPLRLHSTACTGLTYCKFALSETKEFTEQLLKSLEQRFPEWEKPLTIAVSGCPTAAPTLLSPISVWWAAKSKTHPASQSTGMIYT from the coding sequence TTGTACGATGTTCGACCACTACTCAAACAACTCAACCAACACTTTGACAGCAACCGGGCTCTGATCAACCTGCCACGGAAATTCAAGATTGCCGTCAGCGGATGCCACCTCCACTGCATCCGCCACGAGATTCAGAATGTGAGCTTCGTCGCGGTTCCCCAGGACGACAAGGTTGTTTTCGACCTTTACGTCGGCGGCGGACTCAGTTCCGGCAGACAATTTGCTCTACGTCTTGAGCGCACTTGTCAGCCAGATCAGGTGTTAGCGGTCAGTGATGCCGTTGCCCACCTGTTTCACGATTATGGCAATCGCGAAAACCGATCAGCGGCCCGGTTGCGTCATTTAATTCAAAACTGGGGTTTGGAGAAATTCCGCGACGCCCTTGAAAACCAGCTTGATTTCGTGTTGGGCACGGGGCAACCACCTCAGCTCACGGCATTGGCCCAACGACACCATTATGGCTCTTTTAACAGTCATAATCGGAAGACTTGCGGGCTGGGCATCAAAACCTCCAGCGGCAAGCTGGGGGCTGAAACCGTCTCAGCGCTGATCAAACTGATGGAACACCATCACATTGACTTTGTCCGACTGACACCGACTCAGGATTTGCTGCTATTGGGCCTGAAAAAAAACAGCCTGCCCGAGGTTATTGAAGGACTTCATGCTCTTGATTTGCAAACGGCTCCCGGCCCGTTGCGCCTGCACAGCACTGCCTGCACCGGCCTGACCTATTGCAAGTTTGCCTTGAGTGAAACCAAGGAGTTCACCGAACAGCTGCTCAAAAGTCTTGAACAGCGTTTCCCGGAGTGGGAAAAGCCGCTGACCATTGCCGTTTCGGGCTGCCCCACGGCTGCTCCCACCCTTTTGTCGCCGATATCGGTTTGGTGGGCTGCAAAATCAAAGACCCATCCGGCGAGTCAGTCAACGGGTATGATATATACCTGA